In Desulfovibrio sp. UCD-KL4C, a single genomic region encodes these proteins:
- the fba gene encoding class II fructose-1,6-bisphosphate aldolase: MPLVSPKEMFAGAYAGGYAIGAFNVNNMEIIQGIMEAGSEENAPVILQVSAGARKYAGQRYIIKLMEAALEVSDLPVVLHLDHGPTFEMCKEVIDGGFSSVMIDGSHLPFEENIALTKQVVTYAHDHGVWVEAELGRLAGIEEDVSSDEHIYTEPDEAAEFADRTGCDSLAVAIGTSHGAYKFTGEARLDFDRLDKISALLPNLPIVLHGASSVVPKFVKMANEFGGNIGGAKGVPEDLLRKAASKAVCKINIDTDIRLAMTAEIRKFLAQNPTEFDPRGYLGEARKAVKEMVRHKITNVLGCSGKA; this comes from the coding sequence ATGCCACTCGTTTCACCAAAAGAAATGTTCGCAGGAGCCTATGCCGGAGGCTATGCTATTGGAGCATTTAATGTAAACAATATGGAAATCATTCAAGGTATCATGGAAGCTGGCAGCGAAGAAAACGCACCAGTCATTCTACAGGTTTCAGCCGGTGCCCGTAAATATGCAGGCCAAAGATATATTATTAAATTGATGGAAGCAGCTCTTGAAGTATCAGATCTTCCGGTTGTCCTCCATCTTGACCACGGACCAACTTTTGAAATGTGTAAAGAAGTAATCGACGGAGGATTTTCTTCAGTAATGATAGATGGTTCTCATCTTCCTTTTGAAGAAAATATAGCTTTGACTAAGCAAGTCGTAACATATGCACATGATCACGGAGTATGGGTAGAAGCAGAGCTTGGCAGACTTGCCGGAATTGAAGAAGATGTTTCCTCAGACGAGCATATTTATACAGAACCTGATGAAGCTGCAGAATTTGCAGATCGAACAGGTTGTGACTCTCTTGCAGTAGCAATCGGCACCAGCCACGGTGCATATAAATTCACAGGTGAAGCAAGGCTTGATTTTGACCGTCTTGATAAAATATCTGCATTGCTCCCTAATTTACCGATAGTTCTGCATGGAGCATCAAGCGTTGTCCCTAAATTTGTAAAAATGGCAAACGAATTTGGTGGTAATATTGGTGGAGCAAAAGGAGTACCTGAAGATCTTCTTCGTAAAGCGGCATCTAAAGCTGTTTGTAAAATTAATATTGATACGGATATCCGCCTTGCTATGACGGCCGAAATCCGCAAGTTTTTAGCTCAAAATCCAACTGAATTTGACCCTAGAGGTTACCTTGGTGAAGCCCGCAAAGCTGTGAAAGAAATGGTTCGCCATAAAATCACAAATGTTCTGGGTTGCTCTGGAAAAGCTTAA
- the gap gene encoding type I glyceraldehyde-3-phosphate dehydrogenase, producing the protein MAVKVGINGFGRIGRYLTRLIHNSKEIDLVAINARASNEDLALLLQYDSVHGKLDAEVVANEEGFTVNGKQIKVTRCAPGEWLWGELGCDIVVESTGKFRDRESCQKAIACGAKKVVISAPGSDSDLTVVMGVNDNDLKPEHKIVSAASCTTNCLAPVAKVINDVFGIERGLMTTVHAYTMNQRVLDGSHPDIRRGRGCAVNIIPTTTGAAKSVALVIPELTGKLDGMSLRVPTPNVSLVDLTCDLAKKTTIEEVNAALKEAANENMGYTDKPLVSTDYIGSTYGGVVDGQLTSVMEENMLKLIVWYDNESSFSNQLVRLIKKVDATV; encoded by the coding sequence ATGGCTGTAAAAGTCGGAATTAATGGATTTGGAAGAATAGGTCGCTACCTGACAAGACTTATTCACAACAGCAAAGAAATAGATCTTGTTGCCATAAATGCACGCGCTTCTAACGAAGATCTTGCTCTTCTTTTGCAATACGACTCAGTTCATGGTAAATTGGATGCCGAAGTCGTTGCAAATGAAGAAGGTTTTACCGTTAACGGTAAACAGATCAAAGTTACCCGTTGCGCTCCCGGTGAATGGCTATGGGGAGAACTAGGATGCGACATTGTTGTTGAATCCACAGGAAAATTCCGAGATCGTGAAAGTTGCCAAAAAGCTATAGCATGCGGAGCTAAAAAAGTTGTTATTAGCGCTCCTGGATCAGATTCAGATTTAACCGTTGTTATGGGTGTTAACGACAACGATCTTAAGCCTGAACATAAAATTGTATCAGCAGCATCCTGTACAACAAACTGTCTTGCTCCGGTCGCAAAAGTTATAAATGATGTTTTCGGCATTGAACGCGGTCTCATGACTACAGTCCATGCATACACAATGAACCAAAGAGTTCTTGATGGTTCTCATCCAGATATTCGTAGAGGAAGAGGATGCGCCGTTAATATAATTCCGACAACTACTGGTGCAGCAAAATCTGTAGCGCTTGTCATCCCTGAACTAACAGGAAAGCTGGACGGCATGTCCCTTCGCGTTCCTACTCCGAATGTTTCATTGGTTGATCTTACTTGTGACTTAGCAAAAAAAACTACCATTGAAGAAGTTAATGCCGCTCTTAAAGAAGCTGCAAATGAGAATATGGGGTATACTGATAAACCCCTTGTTTCTACCGATTACATTGGCAGCACCTACGGAGGAGTTGTTGATGGTCAGCTAACATCTGTAATGGAAGAAAATATGCTCAAACTTATTGTCTGGTATGACAATGAATCCAGCTTTTCCAACCAGCTCGTTCGCCTGATTAAAAAAGTTGATGCGACAGTTTAA
- the tmk gene encoding dTMP kinase, which translates to MFITFEGIEGTGKTTQIKRVVEFLKETGHEVDVTLEPGGSRIGKELRKILLNMGSTDITGPCELFLYLADRAQHVSQVILPAVEAGRVVLCDRFADSTIVYQGYGRGLDPKLLRELNEVAVSGCWPDLTILLDIDPELGLKRATSRNLDEDKTQEEGRFEAESIDFHSRVREGYLTWAALNSDRIVIINADQTPDEIFLQIKDKILKILEKNKK; encoded by the coding sequence ATGTTCATTACCTTTGAAGGCATAGAAGGGACTGGAAAAACAACTCAAATTAAGCGTGTTGTAGAGTTTTTAAAAGAAACAGGGCATGAGGTTGATGTTACCCTTGAACCTGGAGGAAGTAGAATCGGTAAAGAATTACGCAAAATTTTACTCAATATGGGGAGTACAGATATAACAGGTCCGTGTGAGCTGTTTCTTTATCTTGCAGATAGAGCACAGCATGTAAGTCAGGTGATTTTACCCGCTGTTGAAGCAGGGCGTGTTGTTCTATGTGATAGGTTTGCGGACTCTACTATAGTTTATCAAGGTTATGGACGCGGTCTTGATCCAAAATTATTGAGAGAGCTTAACGAAGTTGCTGTGTCCGGATGCTGGCCGGATTTAACCATCCTACTTGATATCGATCCGGAGTTAGGTCTTAAACGAGCCACCAGTAGAAATTTAGATGAAGATAAAACTCAAGAAGAAGGAAGATTTGAAGCTGAATCAATAGATTTTCATTCTAGAGTAAGAGAAGGGTATTTAACTTGGGCTGCACTTAATAGTGATAGAATCGTTATAATTAATGCTGATCAGACCCCAGATGAGATTTTTTTGCAGATTAAGGATAAAATTTTAAAAATTTTAGAAAAAAATAAAAAATAA
- a CDS encoding amino acid ABC transporter permease, which translates to MPDFIFTDSNQGFTTGPLLKGLLVTLKITGISFVLTFMIGLSTAILRLSDSFVANSIARLYLEIIRNTPLLIQLFFLYFVVSPIFNITGFWSAIISLSLFEGAYASEIFRSGITSIDTGQWEAAYSLGGDSKFAYLNVILPQAIPRIAPPLAGQAIALVKDSALVSTIAIYDLTMQGQSIISETFLTFEIWFTIAAAYLAVTLLLSWTLDRLAKSFKSAW; encoded by the coding sequence GTGCCGGACTTTATTTTTACAGACTCTAATCAAGGATTCACGACCGGGCCACTTTTAAAAGGACTCCTTGTCACTTTAAAAATCACAGGCATCAGCTTTGTTCTCACATTCATGATAGGACTTAGTACCGCAATTTTACGACTTTCTGATTCATTTGTGGCCAACAGTATTGCACGCTTATATCTTGAAATTATTCGTAACACTCCGCTGCTTATTCAATTATTTTTTCTATACTTTGTTGTGTCACCAATATTTAATATCACCGGATTCTGGTCTGCCATAATTTCCTTAAGTCTTTTTGAGGGAGCTTATGCCTCAGAAATTTTCAGATCTGGCATAACTTCAATTGATACTGGACAATGGGAAGCTGCGTATAGTTTAGGGGGAGACAGTAAGTTCGCTTATTTGAATGTTATATTGCCTCAAGCAATTCCACGCATAGCTCCCCCGCTTGCAGGGCAGGCTATTGCACTTGTTAAAGATTCTGCCCTTGTCAGCACAATTGCGATTTACGACCTGACTATGCAGGGCCAATCAATAATATCTGAAACATTTCTAACTTTTGAAATTTGGTTTACTATTGCGGCTGCATACCTTGCCGTGACTCTTTTACTTTCGTGGACACTGGACAGGCTTGCTAAAAGCTTTAAAAGTGCATGGTAA
- the surE gene encoding 5'/3'-nucleotidase SurE has translation MNILLTNDDGIQAVGLRSLYSSIKKAGHNVQVVAPVTEQSAVGHAVSLSSPLRVKEFKEDGFSGFGVYGTPVDCVKLGLTTLLDKKPDIVISGINSGANVGVDILYSGTVSAATEGALMGIPALAVSYDAFNPTDLTGQADYCIEMLSEIPWSKFEKKTVLNLNFPALKIADTLKIKFCRHTRVSWHDWYDARKDPRGGTYYWLDGVMPKKLISTGTDRDLLTKGHITMTPLHFDFTDREAITALEQAFNT, from the coding sequence ATGAACATACTTTTGACGAACGATGACGGAATACAAGCCGTAGGCTTGAGATCTTTATACAGCAGTATAAAAAAAGCAGGGCACAATGTTCAAGTAGTTGCACCTGTCACTGAGCAATCTGCTGTTGGCCATGCAGTATCACTGTCCTCCCCTCTTCGTGTTAAAGAATTTAAAGAAGACGGGTTCTCAGGATTTGGCGTTTACGGAACTCCGGTTGACTGTGTAAAACTGGGGCTTACAACTTTGCTTGATAAAAAACCTGACATTGTAATTTCAGGGATCAATAGCGGAGCCAACGTCGGCGTGGATATACTATATTCCGGAACTGTTTCAGCAGCTACGGAAGGAGCTCTCATGGGGATACCTGCTTTAGCCGTCTCCTATGATGCTTTTAACCCAACCGACCTAACGGGTCAGGCAGACTATTGTATTGAAATGTTGAGTGAAATACCATGGTCTAAGTTTGAGAAGAAAACAGTTTTGAATCTTAACTTTCCAGCATTGAAAATAGCTGATACTCTTAAGATTAAATTTTGCAGACACACCAGAGTGTCTTGGCATGATTGGTATGATGCCAGAAAAGATCCACGCGGTGGGACGTATTACTGGCTGGACGGCGTTATGCCGAAAAAACTTATAAGTACCGGAACTGACCGGGATCTGCTCACAAAAGGTCATATTACTATGACTCCACTCCATTTTGATTTTACGGATAGAGAAGCAATTACTGCTCTTGAGCAAGCTTTTAACACATAA
- a CDS encoding hydrogenase small subunit produces MKFSVGLGKDGAEQRLEQNGVSRRDFMKFCATTAAVMGMGPAFAPTVAEALTQKRRPSVVYLHMAECTGCSEAVLRTVSPYIDALILDTISLDYHETIMAAAGHAAEEALHEAVNAPEGFICVVEGGIPTAHEGEWGKVGGKSMLDICKEIVPKAKATICIGTCACYGGVQAAAPNPSKAMGVSKALGGITTVNLPGCPTNPYNFVGAVVHYLTKGIPELDSDGRPTIFYGESVHDNCPRLVHFDADEFAPSFSSEEARKGYCLYELGCKGPDTYNNCPKVKFNQTNWPVDAGHPCIGCSEPDFWDEMSPFYEQS; encoded by the coding sequence ATGAAATTCTCTGTGGGACTCGGAAAGGATGGAGCGGAACAACGCCTGGAGCAGAATGGTGTATCCCGCCGTGACTTCATGAAGTTCTGCGCAACAACTGCCGCTGTTATGGGTATGGGACCAGCTTTTGCGCCGACTGTAGCTGAAGCCCTTACTCAAAAAAGGCGTCCTTCTGTTGTTTATCTGCACATGGCCGAATGTACCGGCTGTTCAGAAGCAGTTCTTCGTACTGTTTCTCCTTACATTGATGCTTTGATTCTTGACACTATTTCTCTTGATTATCATGAAACTATTATGGCTGCCGCCGGTCATGCTGCTGAAGAAGCATTGCATGAAGCTGTCAACGCACCTGAAGGCTTTATCTGTGTAGTAGAAGGGGGTATTCCTACTGCTCATGAAGGCGAATGGGGTAAAGTCGGCGGTAAGTCTATGCTCGACATTTGCAAAGAGATAGTTCCTAAAGCAAAAGCTACTATTTGTATCGGTACATGCGCATGTTATGGCGGTGTTCAAGCTGCTGCACCAAATCCTTCAAAGGCAATGGGTGTAAGTAAAGCTCTTGGCGGAATTACTACTGTAAATCTACCTGGTTGCCCTACTAATCCATACAATTTTGTGGGTGCAGTTGTTCATTACCTTACTAAAGGTATTCCTGAACTTGATTCAGATGGTCGCCCAACCATTTTTTATGGTGAATCAGTTCATGACAACTGTCCTAGACTTGTGCATTTTGATGCTGATGAATTTGCACCATCTTTCAGTTCCGAAGAAGCCAGAAAAGGTTACTGTCTTTATGAATTAGGCTGTAAGGGGCCGGACACTTACAATAATTGCCCGAAAGTCAAGTTTAATCAGACCAACTGGCCTGTTGATGCTGGGCATCCATGCATTGGTTGTAGTGAACCAGACTTCTGGGATGAAATGAGTCCGTTCTACGAACAGAGTTAG
- a CDS encoding HypC/HybG/HupF family hydrogenase formation chaperone, which translates to MCLAIPVEIESINDNVARCRVGEGETYLDASLMLMGDEVEVGDYLIVHAGFALRKLETSEAEETLKILREMLSLADGTKPEACGF; encoded by the coding sequence ATGTGTTTAGCTATTCCTGTTGAAATTGAGTCCATTAACGACAATGTTGCTCGCTGTCGTGTGGGTGAAGGTGAAACATATCTTGATGCTTCATTGATGCTTATGGGTGATGAAGTTGAAGTTGGGGATTATCTTATAGTTCATGCCGGATTTGCATTAAGAAAATTGGAAACATCTGAAGCAGAAGAAACTCTTAAAATATTGAGAGAAATGCTAAGTCTGGCGGATGGAACAAAACCTGAAGCTTGCGGTTTTTAA
- a CDS encoding HD domain-containing protein — MSQKTIYIKDLINGLRIRDVFLVVDAQVRESKNGPFWNLRLQDNSGSVEAKIWSPLSQAFTSLKAGMFVVAGGMVGSFRDQPQLTIEQLEILDPDQSELEISDFLPSSHQKPEEMLQELEYMVAEHMVHPPWKKFCRKVLNNEEIHKRLLCATGAKTVHHAYVGGLLEHTLSVAKLCMSICDNYPQIDRQVVLAAAIFHDLGKAWELTGGLKNDYTDEGRLLGHIHIGVEILEPFLLKSKDLDQKLKLHFKHLILSHHGEYEYGAPKRPKTPEAFILHFADNIDAKMNTIFAELDKIDGKESSWTPYQRFLDRYLYKSEKSPNESNFQSDKKKSEAQCSLPLKA; from the coding sequence GTGTCACAAAAAACTATATATATTAAAGACCTTATTAATGGTTTAAGGATCAGAGACGTGTTTCTAGTTGTTGATGCTCAGGTTCGGGAATCAAAAAATGGTCCTTTTTGGAACTTGCGTTTACAGGATAATTCAGGATCAGTAGAAGCAAAAATATGGAGTCCTTTAAGTCAGGCATTTACAAGTCTTAAAGCAGGGATGTTTGTCGTTGCTGGTGGAATGGTCGGATCATTCAGAGATCAACCGCAACTGACAATAGAACAACTTGAAATACTTGATCCTGATCAATCTGAACTTGAAATATCAGATTTTCTACCGTCAAGTCATCAAAAACCTGAAGAAATGCTACAGGAATTAGAGTACATGGTAGCTGAGCATATGGTTCATCCTCCATGGAAAAAATTTTGTCGCAAGGTTTTAAATAATGAAGAAATTCATAAACGATTACTTTGCGCAACAGGTGCAAAAACAGTCCATCATGCCTATGTAGGTGGACTTTTAGAACATACTCTTTCAGTTGCTAAACTTTGCATGTCTATTTGTGATAATTATCCGCAGATTGATAGACAAGTCGTACTTGCCGCGGCAATTTTTCATGATTTAGGAAAAGCATGGGAACTTACCGGGGGGCTTAAAAATGACTATACAGACGAAGGGCGTTTGCTTGGTCATATTCATATAGGAGTTGAAATTTTAGAACCTTTTCTCCTAAAATCTAAAGATTTGGATCAAAAGTTAAAGCTCCACTTTAAGCATTTGATTTTGTCTCACCATGGTGAATATGAGTACGGTGCTCCTAAACGTCCCAAAACACCTGAAGCTTTTATTTTGCATTTTGCTGATAATATAGATGCAAAAATGAATACAATTTTTGCAGAACTTGATAAAATTGATGGAAAAGAAAGTAGTTGGACTCCATATCAGCGTTTTCTTGATAGATATTTGTATAAATCGGAAAAATCTCCCAATGAGAGTAATTTTCAATCTGACAAAAAAAAATCGGAGGCTCAATGTTCATTACCTTTGAAGGCATAG
- a CDS encoding HyaD/HybD family hydrogenase maturation endopeptidase yields MSESQKILVLGVGNILFTDEGIGVKVVTDLQKEFSFSPNVTLMDGGTLGTILMGPIMECDMLIVVDAVLGDDKPGSVYRLTGEDLRKSLAFKDSMHQTDLLDTLVLCDLCDSRPDCVVVGVEPFDYQTMCEHVSDTVKVQLPTMKERVLEEVFAAGGTYKAV; encoded by the coding sequence ATGTCTGAAAGTCAAAAAATTTTAGTTCTAGGAGTTGGTAATATTCTTTTTACCGATGAGGGCATCGGTGTAAAAGTTGTAACTGATCTGCAAAAAGAATTTTCGTTTTCCCCTAATGTCACGCTAATGGATGGTGGAACATTGGGAACCATTCTTATGGGACCTATTATGGAATGTGACATGCTAATAGTGGTTGATGCAGTACTTGGTGATGATAAGCCAGGGTCTGTTTACCGCTTGACAGGAGAAGATTTGCGTAAGAGCTTAGCTTTTAAAGATTCTATGCATCAGACTGATTTGCTTGATACATTAGTTTTATGTGATCTGTGTGACAGTCGTCCTGATTGTGTTGTTGTGGGTGTTGAACCGTTTGATTACCAGACCATGTGTGAGCATGTTTCTGATACTGTTAAAGTTCAGTTGCCTACAATGAAAGAAAGGGTGCTTGAAGAAGTTTTCGCTGCTGGCGGTACATATAAAGCAGTATAA
- a CDS encoding nickel-dependent hydrogenase large subunit, translating into MSGCKSKSGPSIMATPFDKNYTGPVTVDPLTRIEGHLKIEVEVENGKVSNVWSSAQLFRGLEIILKGRDPRDAQHFTQRSCGVCTYVHALASTRAVDNAVGVDKHLPENAKIIRNLVMASQYLHDHIVHFYHLHALDWVDVVSGLQADPVKAAKLANSMSSRVTKPEDLKAVQEKLKAFVSSGQLGIFTNAYFLGGHDAYYLKPEENLIATAHYLEGLHLQVKAARAMAVFGAKNPHPQFTIVGGVTCYDALSKERIQEFKDLYNETKKFVDECYIPDLLMVASYYKDWAGIGGTHNFLSFGEFPAKETDINSRFIPQGVIMNRDLKNVMDFDPNSIKEDIKHSWYKGESSLHPYDGETDPQYTSYEDRDRYSWMKAPRYKGESMEVGPLAHVLTAYARGHKDFVPVVDSVLSHLGVGADALFSTLGRTAARGIETTVVANAMSEWVENLEDNISSGNTDIAVEWEMPDEAEGVGFVGAPRGALSHWIKIKGGKIENFQLVVPSTWNLGPRCNQNKMSAVEEALIGTPIADPKRPVEILRTVHSYDPCIACGVHVIDAKTNEVHKFKVM; encoded by the coding sequence ATGTCTGGTTGCAAGTCAAAGTCGGGTCCATCTATAATGGCGACCCCCTTCGATAAAAATTATACTGGTCCCGTTACGGTTGACCCGCTTACTCGAATCGAAGGTCATTTAAAAATTGAAGTTGAAGTTGAAAATGGTAAAGTTAGCAATGTTTGGAGTAGTGCTCAGCTCTTCCGCGGGCTGGAAATTATTCTAAAAGGGCGTGATCCTAGAGATGCACAGCATTTCACTCAGCGGTCATGTGGTGTTTGTACTTACGTACATGCTCTTGCTTCAACCCGAGCCGTAGACAACGCTGTCGGTGTAGATAAACATCTACCTGAAAATGCAAAAATTATCCGTAACTTAGTTATGGCTTCTCAGTATCTGCATGACCATATTGTTCATTTCTATCATTTACATGCACTTGACTGGGTTGACGTAGTCAGCGGCCTTCAGGCCGACCCTGTTAAAGCTGCAAAACTTGCTAACAGCATGTCTTCACGTGTTACCAAACCGGAAGACCTTAAAGCTGTTCAGGAAAAATTAAAAGCATTTGTAAGTTCTGGACAGCTCGGTATTTTCACAAATGCTTACTTCCTCGGTGGGCATGATGCTTACTATCTTAAACCAGAAGAAAACCTTATTGCTACTGCTCATTATCTTGAAGGTCTTCACCTTCAGGTTAAAGCTGCACGTGCTATGGCTGTTTTCGGTGCTAAGAATCCGCATCCTCAGTTCACCATCGTCGGTGGTGTAACTTGCTACGATGCATTGTCAAAAGAACGTATTCAAGAGTTTAAAGATCTTTACAACGAAACCAAAAAATTCGTTGATGAATGTTATATCCCTGACCTGTTGATGGTAGCTTCCTACTATAAAGACTGGGCTGGAATCGGTGGAACACATAACTTCTTAAGCTTTGGTGAATTCCCTGCTAAAGAAACTGATATTAATAGCCGCTTCATTCCTCAGGGTGTAATCATGAACCGTGACCTTAAAAATGTCATGGACTTTGATCCTAACTCCATCAAAGAAGATATCAAACACAGCTGGTATAAGGGAGAGTCTTCTCTGCATCCTTATGACGGTGAAACTGATCCTCAGTATACTTCATACGAAGACAGGGATCGTTACTCATGGATGAAAGCTCCTCGTTATAAAGGAGAATCCATGGAAGTTGGTCCTCTTGCTCATGTTCTAACAGCTTACGCTAGAGGACATAAGGATTTCGTTCCTGTTGTTGATAGTGTTCTCAGTCACCTTGGAGTTGGAGCTGACGCTTTATTTTCCACTCTTGGTCGTACAGCTGCCCGCGGTATTGAAACCACTGTTGTTGCTAACGCAATGTCTGAATGGGTTGAGAACCTTGAAGACAACATCAGCTCAGGTAACACTGATATCGCCGTTGAATGGGAAATGCCTGATGAAGCTGAAGGTGTCGGATTCGTCGGCGCACCTCGTGGTGCTCTTTCTCACTGGATTAAGATTAAAGGCGGAAAAATCGAGAACTTCCAGCTTGTTGTTCCTTCAACATGGAACCTCGGACCACGCTGTAATCAGAACAAAATGTCAGCTGTTGAAGAAGCCCTTATCGGAACTCCAATCGCTGATCCTAAACGTCCTGTTGAAATCCTTCGTACTGTTCATTCATACGATCCTTGCATTGCTTGTGGTGTGCATGTTATCGATGCTAAAACAAATGAAGTTCATAAATTCAAGGTAATGTAG